Proteins encoded in a region of the Drosophila busckii strain San Diego stock center, stock number 13000-0081.31 chromosome 2L, ASM1175060v1, whole genome shotgun sequence genome:
- the LOC108596759 gene encoding coiled-coil domain-containing protein 40, protein MDDSEDFESCDFANISEQAPEPALEPELMGILPPDHPLLRKFQQSLKEHLLRTKNKLQNEITDIKYQVKVKEELREEQGLALYDMQNKISFQEQQIKEISTQIDEHIDKRQKEETVVAQLKKEYDEKIKFTRTQKTLYHNRMMELEDLQSLRSNIKKWAYDVEDEVKNAKRIVSRDAQLQKQLSEEKRKSDIMYYRLDMEVKKKEAELQSICDDEISIKDVVNVLNMSIADANTDLEALQNEHKRLIQAWSEVIIAIQLRDKILFQVQDNIGKQRESIKLNSNGIDAVKKQISRELELNKKLESFKQRLADSMSSLSRDCQREMENVMGLQTKLDELPDFLAQTEADLQEATREGTKISTEIRRLDHVLDKNHLKKFRTEEAILNLAQDQLITDKASAYRLKLLNKAQEQRRVVDLSLSKVQNQLGMAMLDVEKLRSTLFKIKKDNDKIKNNLDKAEDKSNNLDNDLKKMQAQIDVKMNKLEKLNAQVEEIQNAFGEDGMNPTEIKMKQIEKQIMVGEHQIREHQQFWIMLQNHFVNLTHKRSDQLNEIQVTRKQLSIIKQKSLKVEQELEIAESKTKDLRLDIQKFTSKLELLNEKIYTKRKNHEIEESEYEHEQFDLSQKLKDTEVDTLRLEKEIGELQNEIELNKDFVLDSHREALSWETKHKLIEETINWTKTEKSLNGEIGAMKIEIHRMNIRFNQLKRAQEKLVQDLEHCVMHREQIFVSATVKEHVDAKKKKLKNSSQAQVKLDELRNKAKSVQNEINFLSDKRLVDDISNIERMVYILRKIQIDLKQVTDKEESICAQIEEATLLKHANLEQIVRRQTRAKAFRRLSVSKSQQKPLRSESSMQLQLQNQIEMNDTLMEIVQTLTADYPDKKNFFTKVVHILRE, encoded by the exons ATGGATGATAGTGAAGATTTTGAATCATGTGACTTTGCAAATATATCGGAGCAGGCTCCTGAGCCAGCTTTGGAGCCGGAGTTAATGGGAATTTTGCCACCAGATCACCCGCTCTTGCGAAAGTTTCAACAATCCTTAAAGGAGCATCTTTTGCGTACAAAAAACAAGTTACAAAATGAGATTACTGATATAAAATACCAAGTAAAGGTAAAGGAAGAACTGCGGGAGGAACAGGGCCTGGCATTATAtgatatgcaaaataaaatttcattccaagaacaacaaattaaagagATATCTACCCAAATAGATGAGCACATTGATAAGCGGCAAAAAGAAGAAACTGTTGTGGCACAATTAAAGAAAGAATATGAcgagaaaattaaatttacaagaACTCAAAAGACATTATATCATAATCGAATGATGGAACTAGAAGACCTACAAAGTCTACGATCTAATATCAAAAAATGGGCTTACGATGTTGAGGACGAAGTTAAGAATGCAAAGCGTATTGTAAGCAGGGATGCACAGCTACAAAAACAACTATCGGAGGAGAAAAGAAAATCTGACATAATGTATTATCGGCTTGATATGGAAGTGAAAAAGAAAGAGGCCGAACTACAGTCAATTTGCGATGATGAAATTTCTATCAAGGATGTGGTGAATGTGCTAAACATGAGCATTGCAGACGCCAACACAGATCTGGAAGCCTTGCAAAATGAGCATAAGCGCTTGATTCAAGCCTGGAGTGAAGTTATAATAGCGATCCAGCTAAGGGACAAGATATTATTTCAAGTTCAGGATAACATAGG CAAGCAAAGGGAGTCGATAAAGCTCAATTCTAATGGCATAGACGCTGTTAAGAAGCAAATATCAAGAGAGCTAGAACTCAATAAAAAACTGGAATCTTTTAAACAGCGATTGGCAGATAGTATGAGTAGCTTGAGTCGTGatt GTCAACGCGAGATGGAAAATGTTATGGGCTTGCAGACAAAACTTGATGAATTACCGGACTTTTTGGCACAAACGGAAGCTGATTTGCAAGAAGCCACGCGCGAGGGTACCAAGATATCGACAGAGATACGTCGACTAGACCATGTGCTAGATAAAAACCATCTAAAAAAGTTTCGCACTGAAGAAGCTATCCTTAATTTGGCACAAGACCAGCTTATAACGGACAAAGCCAGCGCTTATCGtttgaaattattgaataaGGCTCAAGAGCAGCGTCGAGTTGTGGATTTATCATTGTCCAAAGTGCAAAATCAATTGGGAATGGCTATGCTTGATGTGGAAAAACTTCGTAGCactttattcaaaattaagaAAGACAACGATAAGATTAAAAACAATCTGGATAAGGCTGAAGATAAATCTAACAATTTGGATAACGActtgaaaaaaatgcaagccCAAATCGACGTTAAGATGAACAAACTCGAAAAACTGAACGCCCAAGTTGAAGAGATTCAAAATGCCTTCGGAGAAGATGGCATGAATCCAACTGAAATTAAG atgaaacaaattgaaaaacaaattatggTTGGAGAGCATCAAATTAGAGAGCATCAACAATTCTGGATTATGCTTCAAAATCATTTTGTCAATTTGACTCATAAACGAAGTGATCAACTTAATGAAATACAAGTAACACGGAAGC AGCTATCAATCATCAAGCAAAAATCGTTGAAAGTGGAACAGGAGCTAGAAATAGCAGAAAGCAAGACCAAAGATTTAAGGCTggatattcaaaaatttacatCAAAATTGGAATTGCTCAATGAAAAAATTTATACTAAACGCAAAAACCATGAGATCGAGGAGAGTGAATATGAGCATGAGCAATTTGATCTAAGTCAGAAGCTCAAG GACACTGAAGTCGATACGCTAAGATTGGAGAAAGAAATTGGTGaattacaaaatgaaattgaactTAATAAAGATTTCGTATTGGATAGTCATCGAGAGGCTTTGTCCTGGGAAACCAAACACAAGTTGATTGAGGAGACAATAAATTGGACAAAGACCGAAAAGTCTTTGAATGGTGAAATTGGCGCTATGAAAATAGAAATACATAGAATGAACATAcgctttaatcaattaaagcGTGCTCAAGAAAAGCTAGTGCAGGACCTGGAGCATTGTGTAATGCATCGGGAGCAAATTTTTGTAAGCGCAACCGTCAAGGAGCATGTGGatgcgaaaaagaaaaagcttAAGAACTCTTCACAGGCCCAAGTGAAACTGGATGAGCTtcgcaacaaagcaaagtctgtacaaaacgaaataaactttttatcaGATAAGCGTTTAGTAGATGACATAAGCAATATTGAGCGCATGGTTTATATACTtcgaaaaattcaaattgatctTAAGCAAGTCACAGATAAGGAGGAGTCCATATGCGCACAAATTGAGGAGGCAACGCTTTTGAAACACGCCAATTTGGAGCAGATAGTTCGCAGACAGACCCGCGCCAAAGCATTCCGAAGACTCAGCGTGTCCAAAAGCCAGCAGAAGCCATTGCGCTCGGAGAGCAGTATGCAACTGCAGTTGCAAAACCAAATCGAAATGAACGACACATTGATGGAAATAGTGCAAACCTTAACAGCTGACTATCCTGATAAAAAGAATTTCTTTACAAAAGTGGTTCACATTTTGAGAGAGTAA